The Neurospora crassa OR74A linkage group V, whole genome shotgun sequence sequence CAGCGGCTACTACTTCTGGTTATCAACCCTTCACTCCACAAAACAACGTCTCGGCAAATGATGAGCCCTCTAACGAACCCCCTTCGGCCCCGTCAACTGGCTACCAGCCGCCGTCGTACGGATATGAGCCTCCGTCATTCACCCCTTACGAGGCGCCGGCGACcaatgacgaggaggagggtgccTCCAAGGAGAACGGTGACTCTAACCAGGGTGGCGAAGGTGTCAACACCTTTGAGCCCCCTTCATTCCAGCCATATAGCTATGAACCGCCTTCTTACGAACCCGACACCCCACCTTCGAAAGATGACGATCAATCTGAGGAAGAAAAGCCcaagccgaagaagaagggcccTATgtacgatgacgatgacgatgatttCCCCGCGGCGCCGAAGCCTGCCGGCAAGTCCAAGGCTGAAATTGACCGGGAGAACGAGGAAATGGTCCGTCGGAtcgccgaagaagaaggttagtACCATCAGTCCCACCTACATAGCATTTTCAACCCTCACGTATCGCTAACATCACTCTCCAGCCAAACGCGCCGCAGAAGCCAAAGCCGCCAAGAAGGGCTGGGGCTTCACCAGCTGGTTCGCAAAGAAGGaggctgccgccgccgatgccAACGCCGCCGGAAGCAGCCCCGGCAAGCCCATCCGTGCCAAGCTCGGCGAGGCCAACTCGTTCTACTACGACCCCGAGCAAAAGCGCTGGATCAACAAGAACGCCAGTCCCGAAGACCAAGCCGCCAAGAAATccacgccaccaccacccaaggGCGGCATCCCCCGCTCATCCGCCTCCAGCCCTGCTCCTCCCATGGGTATGGGCGTGGGCGGCGGTAGCGCGCCCAACACCCCCGGCCGCGCCAGCGCCCCGCCTACTGGTCCGCCTAGACCGGCGGCGCTCATGCCTTCGGCGTCGGAGAGCAATGTTGGGTCTGGCCCACCTAGCGCTGTTGGTCCGCTGAGTCCCAGTGGAAGTAACGGGCCCCCAAGTGCGGGCTTGCTTTCCCCTGGCATGGGTCCGGCGGCGATGCAGCGCCCGGCCTCGACGAGCACGAGCGGGCCCCCTGCTGGTACTAGTAAGCCGTTGAGCGCGACGAGTAGTATTGATGATTTGTTGGGAGCGGCGGTaccgaggaagaggggtgAGGCGAAGAAGCCGAGGAAGGCGGCTAGGTATGTGGATGTTATGCAGAAGTAAGGGGGCCCGGGGGGTGAATGAGTTAAGGGATGAGGGAATGAGTCGGTGTGTATAAATTTTGGGTCTTGTTAGATTGGATTGGACTGTTTCTAATGCAGAGTGTATGTATGCATGTATGTACGTAATGAACGGCGAAAGGGGGATGATAAGCGCAAGTTGGTAGTTTTCTACGGTTTCTTGAAGTCGAGGATGGAGAAATGCAATCGGTATCCCAGAAGCCAATTGTCTATTTCTTTGCGTACATCCCACAGCTGTATTGTCGATTTCGGTCTCTCAGCTCCAGCTATGCAATTGACTAATTCCCGTACAAATTTGATGATGTTTGGTCATCGCTATTCGAGATTGAGATGGTGAGTGGGTCTTGGCAAACAAGGGGTAGGTAGAACTAAGTGGTCAGAAAGGGGGTTTGTTTACATTCATCAGAACGCAAGCGAGCCAAGTCGCAGACACTCCGCCATTCGCATTCACTAGTGTACGTTCCAAAGAGCATTCGTTAGTACAACATACGCAGGTACACCAACAGAAATTCCGAAGCGGAAAACTTtagaaaggagaaaaaggaagaagaagaaggaaaaaaagaaaaaaggtgGCTTGCACCGGAGTCAAACCGGTAACTCCCAGTTTACTTGGTAATATTAAGCTCACTAAGAGCTTTCTCGCATTACTCCCGAGTGTGTTACCCATTACACCAACGGACGCCACGGGAAATGGAGGGGTGGCGAGGTGGGTTATACAGTAAGGGGGAAGGTTagcatggtggtgatggtggtggtggacaagGTCCGAGGAGATTGGGGGATGAGATGTGAAGGGGGCAAGTAGTAGCATGCTCAATTTACTACAGCCCAAGAAGATAGGTATGTGATAAATAAATAGCTGGCTGGTCATGATTGTGATTGCTGACTCTCTGTTTACCTATTTGAGGTTCATtggtttttcttcttcttgaattCTTGTTCTACGCCATAACATGGTGGCTCCTTTGGCCGTTGACCTTCATGTTCTCCCATGACACTCAATATTTTGTCGATGGGTCGAACATCTTTCTAGCTTATTGCCTTGCCAATGCGCACCAAACGCTTGTTCTCCATTTATATGCATGGTATCATGCATGACGCAGTGAATCGTGCGACTGTCCTTTGTTGCAACTTCAGCCAGGCTTGTAACCTCAAGTTGGAAAAGCCTCATACAGCCTGCCTGTGTCCCTTCCCGTATTCCGCCCATAACGCCATGTGAAAACCAAATCTTTAGTCGGGTATAATGATAACGAGTAAACCTTTTCTGATAATGATTACGTGTTGATAGATGAAACGTAGTACTGTCATCACGGTGAAAACGTTAGTCATAGTCCATACTCCAGATAGATGGAGacaaaaaggagaagaaaagaaaaagaaaagaaaaaaagactaaCAGTAACAACATCATCCCCatcatcccctccccttccggCCCCCACCCCCGGATAATCATCATCCGCCCTCCTCACATAGACATACAGTATGAGCGCATGCTCGTGCGTAAAGCACGCAATCACCCTGCTCGCCTCCAGCCTGCCCACACTCAACACCCTTGACCAATCCTTCCCATCTACCCTGACCGTCGCCCACTTATCCGGCCCAGCCTCCCTGTATTTCGTGCTCGGATGCTCCTCAATCGGTACCGGCAGCACCGCCGGGTCCAGTTCGGGATTCTCCAGACAGCTGTCCCAGACACTCGTAATGTCCAGGGTATCGGCTATTAACCGGAGACGCAAAGAGCCGTGCATGGTGGCTGAGAGCTCTAGTTTGGGATTCTGTGCTTCGCGTCTACtagaggacgaggaggaggcggctgTAGTGATGGCCAGCTTGGTGAACCGGTCCGAAATCGCCTTGACTTGTAACAAGGGGGGAAACATGATGTGCACGTCTGGCTCCCGCACTTTCGGCTGCATAATGGTCTCGACTGTGTCCGGGTGCAGGACCCGCACGGGGATGTCTTGCGTGATGACCTTTTCGCGCTCGCGTTTCATGGTTAGTTCGAGGGACTCTTGTTGGTAGAGGGAGTTTTCGGAGAAAgggtcgttgtcgtcgttgtagCTGCCCATttggtcgtcgttgttgttgttgttgttgctgttgttcttgttccgACGGGCGGCGGATGGAGCGTCCTTGGTCATGGTGTGAATGGTCATGGAGAGCATGGGGATGCCGTCGCGCTTGGTGAGACGCAAGCTAGCATGGTTGCTGTTGAGGGCGGATTTGAGAGCTCGTTGGAGCGGGCCGAGGGGAAGCTCCaggttgatggtgttgttggcttcGTTGGATTGGATGTGGTAGCTGTCGAAGATGGTGTCGACGGAGAGGGAGGCCCACACCTGCGACCCAGTGTCGGGGATGACGGTAAACCTAACTGTATCATCATCGAGCCGGACCCAGGCAATCTTTTCTAAAGTGTTGAGGGCGGCTACAAGTTCTGGAATTGGGAAATACAAGTCAGAACCAGGCGAATATGTGGTGAAGTGAGACGATACCTAGACTAGGTATGGAGGCAGGCGACTTGGGACAGGGACTCACTCGAAAAGGTGCGGATATTTCTGAGTTCTGTTTTGAAGCGCATCTCTCCGATACTCAGTAACTAAGTCAATTCGACTCAATAAGAATACGTTCGGACGATACTAGTTGACAAAGTAAACCAAGCAGCAAAGATTCGCGCGTCGCGTAAATTGACGAAGAAAAGGTTGAAGTACTGTGTATGTTAAGATGCCGCCATTGACGGAAGGTGGGGATTTCCACTACACTAGGTTGATCACCAAGAGCCCTGCTAGCGCGGGGTTGCCGCCTATAGTACCCCTGTAAGATGTCCAGCCCAAGCTCCGTAAAATCCAACCAAGGCTCCATTTGTACCTGCCCGCGACAACGCCACCCCTATCTCGACTCTTTTAAATGTACAATCCCCCAGACAACCCCGTTCTCATCTCAATCATTTAACCACTTCCATCTCAAcggaagacaagacaagacaaatGCACCCGCTATCTTCCCAATACGCCTGTGTATAAAGAAAGACGAAAGGATAGTGATTAGTACTCCACCCCAGGACAAGGTATGAGATCCCCGAATGAACATCCGAACTTtcacttcttttcctctgcaGCAGACCATATTCAACACCTCCAAGACTGGTTCAGGCCGTTTTACTTGTCGAGGAAGCCGACGTTGTCAACGCCTGCTtgttccaccaccactcccactcATAATCCCTCGCGCCATTCCAACTGTCGAATCGAGTCTCAGGAAATCGAGCAATCACATACTCCGACTCTAGATCGCCCCACCTGTCTATCGCTAGTGGTGAACTGAAGATCTTCTTCAGCAAAAGCTTCCATTTCGGTGTGCGTTGTCGTTTTCTGCCGTGCCTCGCGGCCACCACCCTATTCCCCCTAGCAATCATCTCCGTGCAATATGCGCAATTGTATTGCATGGATGTCATGGTGAGGGCTCGGATCGTCGCTTTGTTGACCTTGGCGGCGTTATGGCCCTCAGTGACGAACAAGGCGGGCAGGACGGGGTGTCCACAGCCGTGGACGAGCGAGTATCGGCAGATGGGGCATTGCGGTCGGTCGTAGGCCACCATCTGGATGTAGTGCTTGATGCAGTGGCTCCCAAACATGTGTCCGCACGGCAGCATACTCCACGTCTCGACGATGCCTTCTGAGCTGGGAGAGCCAATCTCTTCGTGGCAGATGGGGCACATCTTGTCTGCGggatcttcctcttcggaTTGCTCGACCTGCTTCTCTT is a genomic window containing:
- a CDS encoding cell cycle checkpoint protein, yielding MRFKTELRNIRTFSKLVAALNTLEKIAWVRLDDDTVRFTVIPDTGSQVWASLSVDTIFDSYHIQSNEANNTINLELPLGPLQRALKSALNSNHASLRLTKRDGIPMLSMTIHTMTKDAPSAARRNKNNSNNNNNNDDQMGSYNDDNDPFSENSLYQQESLELTMKREREKVITQDIPVRVLHPDTVETIMQPKVREPDVHIMFPPLLQVKAISDRFTKLAITTAASSSSSSRREAQNPKLELSATMHGSLRLRLIADTLDITSVWDSCLENPELDPAVLPVPIEEHPSTKYREAGPDKWATVRVDGKDWSRVLSVGRLEASRVIACFTHEHALILYVYVRRADDDYPGVGAGRGGDDGDDVVTYYVSSINT